TCACATATTTACTTAAggtttttattactcaactagggTTACATTTGCTTGATTTAATAATAGAGACAACCTTAATATACAAGGGtttttccttctaaaattttaatatttaactcCTTCATTCTTCAAACTTTCCTCCCCATTACTCAATCATGGTCACAATGTCACCAGGTATTCCTATCAAGTAGGTGAAACGAAATAACATTTCAAGATGTGAGCATGAGAGCAAAGGTACAAATCAGAATTTCAACTACATAGTAGATACAGAAAATAGTAATTTCAAAAGAGAGTTGCTATATGACAGACTACAGTCTTGAGAATTGACTGCAAATAGGAGCTTAGCATTCAAATCCGTGGGCATATAAACAGATACAAACATTGAATCAACACAAACGGTTTCAATCCTTGTAGTCTAGACTCTAGAATACAAGTGCCTCATAATTTATGGGATTTGCTGAGTGCCTCCAGCCCATAAAGTAAAAATACCACATAACGTGTTAAATGGAACCGTGCGAAGGAGAAAAAGGAAGCACTTCAATTAGCAATGTGCAACCCACCttgagagagaaggaaaacGAAACACCTAAGAATCTGCCCAACAAAAACAACACATCAGTTCACTGTTTTCTGCAACTCTGCCACAACACAAGAATATCTGAAGACAAATCATGCAAGGCGAATAATTGATATTTGATAGAATTCTATTCCCAAGTGACAGTAACTAGAAAACTAATATATGGACAAGCATGGCTCCCAACTTGGTGAAAGGGGATTTCTAGCCCGAAGAAATCTCATCAGTATGGGTGCAACAAGATGTCCTTTCTACAGTAGATTTTACTGAATCAACATTAAACCTTCTCCTCCACTGTCATTGCTCCTGGTATTTTTGGTCTAGAGCAATTCAACGGTACGAAGTTTCAACCAGAATCTCTTAAAGATTTGTACCGTCAATGGCTATACAACTCAGGGAGGTTAGTTTTCTCTGCAACCTTGTGGACTGGCAAAAAATAATCTCTTGTTCAATGGCGTGCAACCGAATTGAGCATCTCCTTCTCAATTCGGTTGTATAGAATTTCAGCTTGGATTCAAGCCATACAAGAGAGTTTCACATATACAGTGTATGCTTTGACTAAAGGATCATACGGTATTAAATTGTGGACCAAACCTGCTAAGAAGCACATGTTACTATGGTCTGATTTTTAGCTTCAACCCTTGTACTTAATCTTAGTTAGTCATAATCTATATGACTGACTTTCTTTTATTAACAATACTCCCTCTCatttatcagaaaaaaaatgatggaagaACATTGGTATTTGTCTTAAAGGTGCACGTTGTTGTAGTGATGTTCACAAAGCAGGAAAAATTGACACCCAAGACCGGCTTCAGTACATAATTTATCCTTGTTTAGCTTCCAGCTCAAATGGACTTAAAAAAGACAGGGTTTGTTAACCGAATTCTGCATAGAACAAACGAGACTTTGGATATGATAGATCAATAATTCAAGATTGAGTTCAGAAGTCCAAACATACATGTTTTAAAACTTCATCAAAATTCAACAAGCCCTTCAATAAACGGCCTAGCAGCATTctccagaaaaagaaaagaaggcctAGCCAAAAATTCAAGCTAATTTACctgaataaatttaatctacCTTTTAATATGTCAGCTACAACTTGAACGAATAATTGCAGAACTCATTTGCTTgaacttaaaatatttaatcatgtACATAATATAGAATATGACTAATCCCATAATTTAtagtttcttttcaattttcctcAACTGGAAATTAATATACCCGattacaaatattaaattataatttaatccaGGCAGAAGTGATTAAAGGAATAtcgattaaactaaaaaaaaaaaaaatgaaaaacaatgtaAAGGGAAAACCTTTTTTAAGAAGAAGAGTGTTTGCCCTCACACTGAGGACTCTCATCAAAATTCTTGGAAGGATATTTAGCAGTAATCATCCCAACTTCAAAAACCAAATTGTCTCCACTAGAACTAATTCCCGTTATCGACCACCATTTAAAAAAAGCCCGAACCCGGATCCCATCCAGTTCCGCGATCCGACCCTCAACAATCTTCCCACTAACCCTTTTGGAGTACGTGGCTAAGTAATTGTCAGGAGGGAGCGTTATCTTACACGCGCCACCAAGATCGACGGAGAATTTGCCAGAAGTCTGGTTGAAAGTGTAGTTTTTTACGGAGGAAGGGAGGAGCCCGATTGGGAAGCCGTAGTTTGTGAGCTCGGTGTGGGCGGCAGTTGGGGGTTTCTGTTTTTCTGATTGAGAGGTAAAGGTGATTGGTAGGAGGATGAGAGAGATGAGAAAGAAAAGCTTGgtcattatgattttttaatctttttggattgattttatattttgaagg
The Populus nigra chromosome 3, ddPopNigr1.1, whole genome shotgun sequence genome window above contains:
- the LOC133690128 gene encoding uncharacterized protein At5g01610, giving the protein MTKLFFLISLILLPITFTSQSEKQKPPTAAHTELTNYGFPIGLLPSSVKNYTFNQTSGKFSVDLGGACKITLPPDNYLATYSKRVSGKIVEGRIAELDGIRVRAFFKWWSITGISSSGDNLVFEVGMITAKYPSKNFDESPQCEGKHSSS